One segment of Pantoea sp. Lij88 DNA contains the following:
- a CDS encoding TetR/AcrR family transcriptional regulator — protein MNKTLQRNETREHLLQTGEQLCLQRGFTGMGLSELLTQAAVPKGSFYYYFRSKEAFGVALLERYFARYLQDVELQLNQTSGTPRERLLNHFRAAVELFVQQGHIVGCLGVKVSAEVCDLSEPMRDALQQGAGKITALYARTLIAAGQQESLSLPQPPAQMAELLSLLWLGASLQSKISREAQPLRLALSTIEQWLKSH, from the coding sequence ATGAATAAGACGCTACAACGCAATGAAACCCGCGAACACCTGCTCCAGACAGGTGAGCAGCTCTGCCTGCAACGCGGCTTTACCGGAATGGGCCTCAGCGAACTGCTGACGCAGGCGGCGGTGCCGAAAGGCTCCTTCTACTACTACTTCCGCTCTAAAGAGGCGTTTGGCGTGGCGTTACTGGAACGCTACTTTGCACGTTACCTGCAGGATGTGGAGTTACAGCTTAACCAGACCAGCGGCACGCCGCGTGAGCGTCTGCTTAATCACTTTCGTGCTGCCGTTGAGCTGTTTGTGCAGCAGGGCCATATCGTTGGCTGTCTGGGCGTTAAAGTCTCTGCTGAGGTGTGCGATCTCTCTGAGCCGATGCGTGATGCACTGCAGCAGGGTGCAGGGAAGATTACCGCGCTCTACGCCCGGACGCTGATCGCCGCCGGGCAGCAGGAGTCGCTGAGTCTGCCGCAGCCTCCCGCGCAGATGGCGGAATTGCTGTCGCTGCTGTGGCTTGGTGCGAGCCTGCAGAGCAAAATTTCCCGCGAGGCGCAGCCGCTGCGTCTGGCATTGAGTACCATCGAACAGTGGCTTAAAAGCCACTGA
- the sodC gene encoding superoxide dismutase [Cu-Zn] SodC → MKMKAVALFALIACGSAQAASEQVTIHQVTAEGIGKSLGTVKIDETQYGLEFTPDLQGLQPGIHGFHVHAKGSCEPGESGGKVVAAGAAGGHLDPANSGKHLGPYAEGHLGDLPAVYVDDQGKATYPVLAPRLKSLKEIKGKALMVHVGGDNHADHPQPLGGGGARYACGVI, encoded by the coding sequence ATGAAAATGAAAGCAGTTGCGCTATTCGCCCTGATCGCCTGCGGTTCAGCTCAGGCTGCCAGCGAGCAGGTTACGATCCATCAGGTTACCGCTGAAGGGATCGGGAAATCACTGGGCACCGTAAAAATTGATGAGACACAGTATGGTCTGGAGTTCACGCCGGATCTGCAGGGGCTTCAGCCGGGCATTCATGGTTTCCATGTCCATGCCAAAGGCAGCTGTGAACCTGGCGAATCTGGTGGGAAAGTGGTCGCCGCCGGTGCGGCCGGAGGCCACCTTGATCCGGCCAATAGCGGCAAACATCTGGGGCCGTATGCTGAGGGACACCTGGGCGACCTGCCTGCGGTCTATGTTGATGACCAGGGCAAAGCCACCTATCCGGTGCTGGCACCGCGTCTGAAATCATTAAAAGAGATTAAAGGCAAAGCGCTGATGGTGCATGTCGGCGGGGATAATCATGCCGACCATCCTCAGCCGCTGGGCGGTGGCGGGGCGCGTTATGCCTGCGGTGTAATCTGA
- the anmK gene encoding anhydro-N-acetylmuramic acid kinase produces the protein MKSGRYIGVMSGTSLDGVDVVLAAIDENMVAQQASYCHPMPPELRQAILGMCQGQSLTLSQLGQLDTRLGQLFAEAVVTLMKRESLEASDITAIGCHGQTVWHEPQSDAPNTLQIGDNNQIVAATGVTVVGDFRRRDMALGGQGAPLVPAFHQALLMDATERRMVLNIGGIANLSVLIPGQPVRGFDTGPGNMLLDAWIWRNQGQPYDKDAQWARSGSVIPALLEALLREPWFALPSPKSTGREHFNLGWLEQHLRYFPGLAPQDVQATLVELTAITITQQVLLNDGCDRLLVCGGGSRNPQLMARLAAHLPGTEVTTTDAAGISGDDMEALAFAWLAFRTLSGLPGNLPAVTGAREQSVIGAIYPANSLYRR, from the coding sequence ATGAAATCAGGACGCTATATCGGGGTAATGTCAGGCACCAGCCTGGATGGGGTGGATGTGGTGCTGGCCGCCATTGATGAGAATATGGTGGCCCAGCAGGCGAGCTACTGCCATCCGATGCCACCAGAACTGCGTCAGGCGATTCTGGGGATGTGTCAGGGACAATCCCTGACGCTGTCACAGCTCGGCCAGCTCGATACCCGCCTCGGCCAGCTGTTTGCTGAGGCCGTGGTGACATTAATGAAGCGCGAGTCGCTGGAGGCCAGCGATATCACGGCGATTGGCTGTCATGGTCAGACCGTCTGGCATGAGCCACAGAGTGACGCACCCAATACGCTGCAGATTGGCGATAACAACCAGATTGTGGCCGCAACTGGCGTCACCGTGGTGGGCGATTTCCGCCGTCGTGACATGGCGCTGGGCGGGCAGGGCGCGCCGCTGGTGCCCGCCTTTCATCAGGCGCTGCTGATGGATGCCACTGAACGTCGCATGGTGCTGAATATTGGCGGCATCGCCAATCTTTCCGTGCTGATCCCCGGTCAGCCAGTGCGTGGATTTGATACCGGGCCAGGCAATATGCTGCTGGATGCCTGGATCTGGCGTAATCAGGGGCAGCCTTATGACAAAGATGCGCAGTGGGCGCGCAGCGGCTCGGTGATTCCGGCGCTGCTGGAGGCGCTATTGCGTGAGCCGTGGTTTGCGTTGCCGTCGCCGAAAAGCACCGGTCGCGAACACTTTAACCTGGGCTGGCTGGAACAGCACCTGCGCTATTTCCCGGGTCTGGCACCGCAGGATGTGCAGGCCACGCTGGTCGAACTGACCGCTATCACCATCACGCAGCAGGTGTTACTCAATGATGGCTGTGACCGTCTGCTGGTGTGTGGCGGCGGGAGTCGCAATCCGCAGCTGATGGCGCGTCTGGCGGCGCATCTTCCCGGCACGGAAGTGACCACTACCGATGCGGCGGGTATCAGCGGTGACGATATGGAAGCGCTGGCATTTGCCTGGCTGGCGTTCCGCACACTCTCGGGCCTGCCGGGTAATCTGCCTGCGGTGACGGGCGCACGGGAACAGAGCGTGATTGGCGCAATCTATCCGGCCAATTCACTCTACCGACGTTAA
- a CDS encoding DUF1289 domain-containing protein has protein sequence MAEQLEFFPVPSPCRGICQTDARGYCLGCLRSRDERFNWLRFSDAQKREVIRLCQQRRQRLQRQQKGEEPPEPQQPELF, from the coding sequence GTGGCCGAGCAGCTTGAGTTTTTCCCGGTTCCCAGCCCCTGTCGCGGCATCTGCCAGACTGATGCGCGCGGCTATTGCCTGGGATGTTTACGCAGCCGCGATGAGCGGTTCAACTGGCTGCGCTTCAGCGATGCGCAGAAGCGCGAGGTAATACGTCTTTGTCAGCAACGTCGTCAGCGACTGCAACGGCAGCAGAAAGGCGAGGAGCCGCCCGAACCCCAGCAGCCGGAGTTATTCTGA
- a CDS encoding FUSC family protein, whose product MNFQWLAWDQLPWIKANAGQWRYALRNAIAMCLALSIAYGLDLDEPYWAMTSAAVISFPTVGGAISKSLGRIVGSLLGASAALLIAGHTLNEPWLFTFAIAGWLALCTGISNHYQNNVAYAFSLAGYTAAIIAFSSVNITDITSLWTIAQARVCEVISGILCAGLMMMVLPSTSDGETLITSLKQMHARLLEHAVLLLQPSASETIRVAHENVISQILTMNLLRIQAFWSHYRFRRQNNVLNYVLHQQLRLTSVLSSLRRMLLNWPDAPEALFEALQLLLAELAKPACDKYRLAQILRSVTPAADGDYRQRAFCQRLRYFCWMYLNVLRWIRLLDRADADTRFQPPPVPALARDSDSAEAGWSALRTFCVIVLGCAFWINTQWSSGASALTLTAIACVLYASVPSPGGSVTLLLKTLLWLFAFSFVMKFGLMVQISQLWQFLLFLFPLLVTLQLFKLQQKQRAGMWGQFIVFMGSFIAVTNPPSWDYQDFFNDNIAKVCGVLLAWLAFQILRPSSDARRSRRHIRALRLAFLDQLRQRPRLSESRFESQIYHRISQLSHSRDEQARVWLLRWGVVLLNCSHIVWQLREWRAGSAALMGFRDNSLQNLQQIISSRGVRHSSLDQMLTELEETIAALLALENTEASELAGIIWRLRCSLAQLKQAVPE is encoded by the coding sequence ATGAATTTTCAGTGGCTGGCCTGGGATCAACTGCCCTGGATTAAGGCGAACGCCGGTCAGTGGCGCTATGCGTTGCGTAACGCGATTGCCATGTGTCTGGCACTGAGCATCGCCTATGGGCTGGATCTTGATGAACCCTACTGGGCGATGACCTCTGCCGCCGTGATCAGCTTTCCCACCGTCGGGGGCGCGATCAGTAAAAGTCTGGGCCGCATCGTGGGCAGTCTGCTGGGGGCGAGCGCCGCGCTGCTGATTGCCGGACACACCCTGAATGAACCCTGGCTGTTTACCTTTGCGATTGCCGGCTGGCTGGCGCTCTGCACCGGCATTTCAAACCACTACCAGAACAACGTCGCCTATGCGTTTTCGCTGGCGGGTTACACCGCCGCCATCATCGCCTTTAGCAGCGTCAATATCACCGACATCACCTCGCTGTGGACCATCGCCCAGGCTCGCGTCTGCGAAGTGATCTCCGGCATCCTCTGCGCCGGATTGATGATGATGGTGCTGCCGAGCACCTCCGACGGCGAGACGCTGATCACCTCACTGAAGCAGATGCACGCCCGCTTGCTGGAACATGCGGTGTTACTACTGCAGCCCTCGGCCAGCGAGACTATTCGTGTCGCGCATGAAAACGTCATCAGCCAGATCCTGACCATGAATCTGCTGCGGATTCAGGCCTTCTGGAGCCACTACCGCTTTCGCCGACAGAATAACGTCCTGAACTATGTGCTGCATCAGCAGCTGCGACTCACCAGCGTGCTCTCCAGCCTGCGCCGCATGTTGCTGAACTGGCCCGATGCGCCAGAGGCGCTGTTTGAGGCGCTGCAGCTCCTGCTGGCTGAGCTGGCGAAACCGGCGTGCGATAAATACCGTCTGGCGCAAATCCTGCGCAGCGTGACACCTGCGGCGGATGGCGACTACCGGCAGCGTGCCTTTTGTCAGCGCCTGCGCTACTTCTGCTGGATGTACCTCAACGTGCTGCGCTGGATCCGCCTGCTGGATCGCGCCGATGCCGATACCCGCTTTCAGCCACCGCCGGTTCCGGCGCTGGCGCGCGACAGTGACAGTGCCGAAGCGGGCTGGAGCGCCCTGCGCACCTTCTGCGTGATCGTGCTGGGCTGCGCCTTCTGGATCAACACACAATGGTCTTCCGGGGCTTCCGCGCTCACCTTAACCGCCATTGCCTGCGTGCTATACGCCTCCGTGCCCTCACCCGGCGGCAGCGTCACGCTGCTGCTGAAAACGCTGCTGTGGCTGTTTGCGTTCAGCTTTGTGATGAAATTTGGCCTGATGGTGCAGATCAGCCAGCTGTGGCAGTTTTTACTGTTTCTGTTCCCGCTGCTGGTGACGCTGCAACTCTTCAAGCTGCAGCAGAAACAGCGCGCCGGGATGTGGGGACAGTTCATCGTCTTTATGGGATCGTTTATTGCGGTGACCAATCCGCCCAGCTGGGATTATCAGGACTTCTTTAACGATAACATCGCCAAAGTCTGCGGGGTGCTGCTCGCCTGGCTGGCGTTCCAGATTCTGCGGCCCAGTTCCGATGCACGGCGCAGCCGACGGCATATCCGGGCGCTGCGGCTGGCCTTTCTCGACCAGCTGCGGCAACGGCCCCGGCTCAGCGAGAGCCGCTTTGAATCACAGATTTATCACCGCATCAGCCAGCTCAGTCACAGCCGGGATGAGCAGGCGCGCGTCTGGCTACTCCGCTGGGGCGTGGTGCTGCTCAACTGCTCGCATATCGTCTGGCAACTGCGTGAGTGGCGTGCAGGTTCGGCAGCGCTGATGGGGTTTCGCGACAACAGCCTGCAAAATTTACAGCAAATTATCAGCAGCCGCGGCGTGCGCCACAGCTCGCTGGATCAGATGCTGACGGAACTGGAAGAGACCATCGCCGCATTGCTGGCGCTGGAAAACACTGAGGCCAGCGAACTGGCGGGGATTATCTGGCGATTACGCTGTTCGCTGGCACAGCTGAAGCAGGCGGTGCCAGAGTAA
- a CDS encoding MFS transporter, giving the protein MRSSAALALTGFSLIAVTYGMARFSWGLMLPAISSEIPLSPQQAGLLSACSFAAYCFTILTSAALTDRYGARVTALMALVSATAGLLLLASASSSLILAAGLFIAGMSSGLASPALAAAVSQRITTTRQPRINTLINAGTSAGIMLTVVILSLLPGGWRAACVLFALLSLVCVLPVMRVLKGQAAERASRMHHWYQRLYRRSMRQLMGIALTSGLISAAWWSFGSALLRQHVGVDAETARLLWLIAGSAGIAGAATGLLAARIGLNGVYRLSLCGMALPLLVLAFSHGESIGLMVAVACCGAGYVTLSGVLLVWGARATAEDPATGVGILFFMLAAGQVVGSLLFGQLYACWGATTALTLFTIAALLLLFVAPAQNSGEAVK; this is encoded by the coding sequence ATGAGATCGTCTGCAGCGCTGGCGCTGACCGGTTTTAGTCTGATCGCCGTCACTTACGGCATGGCCCGCTTTTCATGGGGATTGATGCTGCCCGCTATCTCGTCAGAGATCCCGCTCAGCCCACAACAGGCGGGGTTGCTGTCGGCATGCAGCTTTGCGGCTTACTGCTTCACTATTCTCACTTCAGCAGCACTGACAGACCGCTATGGCGCAAGAGTGACCGCGCTGATGGCTTTAGTAAGTGCCACGGCAGGTCTGCTTCTGCTTGCGAGTGCCTCTTCATCACTGATACTGGCGGCCGGACTGTTTATCGCCGGAATGAGTTCCGGTCTGGCTTCACCCGCACTGGCCGCGGCGGTCAGTCAACGGATTACTACAACACGTCAGCCGCGCATAAATACGCTGATCAATGCAGGGACCAGCGCGGGTATCATGCTGACGGTGGTCATCCTGAGCCTGCTCCCTGGCGGCTGGCGCGCTGCCTGCGTGCTGTTTGCCCTGCTGTCTCTGGTCTGTGTGCTGCCCGTCATGCGCGTGTTAAAGGGTCAGGCTGCTGAACGCGCCTCCAGAATGCATCACTGGTATCAACGACTTTACCGCCGCTCAATGCGCCAGCTGATGGGTATCGCGCTGACGTCGGGTCTGATCAGTGCGGCATGGTGGAGCTTTGGATCGGCACTTCTGCGTCAGCATGTCGGTGTTGATGCAGAGACGGCCCGCTTACTCTGGCTGATTGCCGGGAGTGCAGGCATTGCGGGTGCGGCAACCGGCCTGCTCGCTGCCCGTATCGGGCTGAATGGGGTTTACCGGCTGTCACTGTGCGGGATGGCTCTGCCGCTGCTGGTGCTGGCTTTTAGTCATGGTGAATCCATCGGCTTAATGGTCGCGGTTGCCTGCTGCGGCGCAGGTTACGTCACGCTGTCAGGCGTACTGCTGGTGTGGGGCGCTCGCGCCACCGCAGAAGACCCGGCGACCGGCGTTGGCATCCTGTTTTTTATGCTGGCGGCAGGTCAGGTTGTGGGATCGCTGCTGTTTGGTCAGCTTTACGCCTGCTGGGGTGCCACTACGGCCTTAACGCTTTTTACTATCGCGGCCCTGCTGTTACTGTTTGTGGCGCCCGCACAGAATAGCGGAGAGGCAGTTAAATAA
- the slyB gene encoding outer membrane lipoprotein SlyB yields the protein MIKRVIVVALAGAMLAGCSNTSTLSGDTYSASEAKQVQSVSYGTLVSVRPVKIQGGDESNVIGAIGGAVLGGFLGNTIGGGTGRSLATAGGAVLGGVAGQGVQGAVNKTDGVELEIRKDDGNTIMVVQKQDASRYSVGQRVAMASNGSQVTVSPR from the coding sequence ATGATCAAGCGTGTAATTGTGGTCGCTCTGGCCGGTGCTATGCTGGCAGGTTGTAGCAATACCAGTACGCTGTCGGGTGATACCTACAGTGCCAGTGAAGCGAAACAGGTGCAGAGCGTGTCGTACGGTACCTTAGTCTCCGTTCGTCCGGTGAAAATCCAGGGCGGCGATGAGAGCAACGTTATCGGTGCAATCGGTGGTGCGGTGCTGGGTGGCTTCCTGGGTAACACCATTGGTGGCGGTACCGGACGTAGCCTGGCGACAGCCGGTGGTGCAGTTCTGGGTGGCGTAGCCGGTCAGGGCGTACAGGGCGCAGTTAATAAAACAGATGGTGTTGAGCTGGAAATCCGCAAGGATGATGGCAACACCATCATGGTGGTTCAGAAACAGGACGCCTCGCGTTATTCCGTTGGCCAGCGTGTCGCGATGGCCTCTAACGGCAGCCAGGTGACGGTTTCACCTCGCTAA
- a CDS encoding diguanylate phosphodiesterase — protein sequence MLSTIIYRSHITEHVPLETLNDLALKANKINKSSSVTGILLFNGTHFFQLLEGPEAAVKSVYSRICQDPRHHNLVELLRDYAPARRFGHVGMELFDLRLHDQETVLEAVLAKCTTKYQLTYADRALQFLRTFIEAREKENYFEIPAASGWTFIRNESQQREGNAAMVATDEVSFAFQPIVDPFACEIVSLEALLRGPQGEPPLEYFARLSREQLYQIDLTSKRIAFAQAKQLGIEGMTLSINLLPMTLVEVPDAVPFLLNEIAAQGLVPEQIMVEFTENEIISQPEAFEAAIRQLKAAGISLALDDFGAGFAGLSLLTRIQPDKIKIDRAIISDVHKSGPKQAIVHAILKCCASLEIGVIAEGIEQPEEWMWLEAAGVTQFQGFLFSKPQLNGIAAVAWPELI from the coding sequence ATGTTGTCGACAATCATCTATCGCAGCCACATTACCGAACATGTGCCGCTCGAGACCCTGAATGATTTGGCGCTGAAAGCGAATAAAATTAACAAATCCTCCAGCGTCACCGGAATTTTATTGTTCAATGGCACACATTTTTTCCAGCTGCTGGAAGGCCCGGAAGCCGCGGTAAAGTCTGTCTACAGCCGCATTTGCCAGGATCCACGCCACCATAATCTGGTCGAACTGCTGCGCGATTACGCCCCGGCGAGACGTTTTGGTCACGTCGGGATGGAGCTGTTCGATCTGCGACTGCATGATCAAGAGACGGTGCTGGAGGCGGTGCTGGCAAAATGCACCACGAAATATCAGCTGACCTATGCCGATCGCGCTCTGCAGTTCCTGCGCACATTTATCGAAGCGCGGGAAAAAGAGAACTATTTCGAGATCCCTGCCGCCAGCGGCTGGACGTTTATCCGTAATGAGTCACAGCAGCGCGAAGGTAACGCGGCGATGGTGGCAACCGATGAAGTCAGCTTTGCCTTTCAGCCGATCGTTGATCCCTTTGCCTGCGAAATCGTCTCACTGGAGGCGCTGCTGCGCGGCCCGCAGGGGGAACCGCCGCTGGAGTACTTTGCCCGACTGTCACGTGAGCAGCTCTATCAAATCGATCTGACATCAAAAAGGATCGCCTTCGCGCAGGCTAAGCAGCTGGGGATTGAGGGGATGACCCTGTCGATCAATCTGCTACCGATGACGCTGGTGGAAGTGCCCGATGCCGTCCCGTTTTTACTGAATGAGATTGCAGCACAGGGGCTGGTGCCGGAGCAGATCATGGTCGAGTTCACCGAGAATGAAATTATCTCGCAGCCGGAGGCCTTTGAAGCCGCTATCCGGCAGCTTAAAGCGGCCGGTATCAGTCTGGCGCTGGATGATTTCGGCGCGGGGTTCGCCGGGCTGTCGCTGCTGACCCGCATTCAGCCCGACAAGATTAAGATCGACCGGGCCATTATCTCTGATGTGCATAAAAGCGGGCCGAAGCAGGCGATTGTTCATGCCATTCTGAAATGCTGCGCCTCGCTGGAAATTGGCGTTATCGCCGAAGGCATTGAACAGCCGGAAGAGTGGATGTGGCTTGAAGCGGCCGGTGTGACGCAGTTCCAGGGTTTCCTGTTCTCAAAACCTCAACTCAATGGCATCGCCGCCGTCGCCTGGCCGGAACTGATTTAA
- the slyA gene encoding transcriptional regulator SlyA codes for MDTPLGTDLSRLVRIWRALIDQRLKPLELTQTHWVTLHNIHQLPPEQSQIQLAKAIGIEQPSLVRTLDQLEEKGLITRSTCANDRRAKRIKLTQQAEPIIEQVESVIDETRDDILSGISREEISQMVTLIARLEKNILELQNKEK; via the coding sequence ATGGATACGCCCCTCGGAACGGATTTATCTCGCCTGGTGCGCATCTGGCGCGCGTTGATTGATCAGCGGCTCAAGCCGCTTGAGCTGACTCAGACTCACTGGGTGACGTTGCACAATATTCATCAACTGCCGCCCGAACAGTCGCAGATTCAGTTAGCCAAGGCGATCGGTATTGAACAGCCGTCGCTGGTGCGCACGCTGGACCAGCTGGAAGAGAAAGGACTCATTACCCGTTCGACCTGCGCCAACGATCGTCGTGCCAAGCGCATTAAGCTGACGCAGCAGGCGGAGCCGATTATCGAACAGGTTGAGAGTGTGATTGATGAAACGCGGGACGACATTCTGTCCGGCATCAGTCGGGAAGAGATCAGTCAGATGGTGACGCTGATTGCCCGGCTTGAGAAAAACATTCTCGAACTTCAGAACAAAGAGAAATAA
- a CDS encoding DUF4060 family protein: MKQIIRGDKEPSHILAATRALEAHYSRYGEGNKYHPIIYSIAYRSRFYQVEVITRRETMVATVITGVRNLTHLSGAA, encoded by the coding sequence ATGAAGCAAATTATTCGCGGTGATAAAGAACCCTCCCATATCCTGGCAGCGACCCGTGCGCTTGAAGCGCACTACTCCCGCTACGGAGAAGGTAATAAGTACCATCCCATTATCTATTCCATCGCCTACCGCAGCCGTTTCTATCAGGTAGAGGTGATTACCCGACGTGAAACGATGGTGGCTACGGTGATAACCGGGGTTCGTAACCTGACGCATCTCTCTGGCGCCGCCTGA
- a CDS encoding HlyD family secretion protein: protein MKFNAVKYFSTLIVFALALLAGVWLWNYYMQSPWTRDGKVRAELVDITPQVSGRITQLKVKDNQFVHKGELLLTLDPVPWQIALDNAAAQLSKAQADMAKAQHEFNRRSSLPRNIISAEDLDAARLSFGAATASTKAAQAEWERARWNLQQTTLTAPADGWITNLTLRPGNYATEGSPLFALVDSHSYYVMGYFEETKLRHIHPGAAAQVVLYSNGMRLQGQVDSIGRAIYDQSIETDSGLVPDIKPNVPWVRLAQRVPVRIRLDSLPADADLVAGTSCTITIQP, encoded by the coding sequence ATGAAATTTAACGCGGTAAAATATTTCTCAACGCTGATTGTCTTCGCCCTGGCGCTGCTGGCGGGCGTCTGGCTGTGGAACTACTACATGCAGTCGCCCTGGACCCGTGACGGGAAAGTGCGGGCAGAGCTGGTGGATATCACGCCTCAGGTGTCGGGCCGGATTACGCAACTGAAGGTGAAAGACAATCAGTTTGTGCACAAGGGCGAGCTGCTGCTCACGCTGGACCCGGTGCCCTGGCAGATCGCGCTCGACAACGCCGCCGCCCAGCTCAGCAAAGCGCAGGCGGACATGGCGAAAGCGCAGCATGAATTTAACCGGCGCAGCAGCCTGCCGCGCAACATCATCTCTGCCGAGGATCTTGATGCGGCACGCTTAAGCTTTGGCGCTGCCACCGCCAGCACCAAAGCCGCGCAGGCCGAGTGGGAACGGGCGCGCTGGAATCTGCAACAGACAACGCTGACCGCTCCGGCGGATGGCTGGATCACCAATCTGACGCTCCGTCCCGGTAACTATGCCACCGAGGGTTCACCTCTGTTTGCGCTGGTCGACAGCCACTCTTACTACGTTATGGGCTATTTCGAAGAGACCAAGCTGCGCCATATTCACCCAGGTGCGGCGGCGCAGGTGGTGCTCTACAGCAATGGTATGCGGCTGCAGGGCCAGGTGGACAGCATTGGCCGCGCCATCTATGACCAGAGCATTGAGACCGACAGCGGCCTGGTGCCCGATATCAAGCCCAACGTGCCCTGGGTGCGGCTGGCGCAGCGGGTGCCGGTGCGCATTCGCCTCGATTCGCTTCCGGCCGATGCCGATCTGGTCGCCGGCACCAGCTGTACCATCACCATTCAGCCATGA
- a CDS encoding DUF1656 domain-containing protein, translating to MLTPAFSGANPLTDLVVGASLFFPPIFKAVILGFFFWLLIHPLVRGWIYSGDVWHPTLFDLSLFVLCVTAALWLIGHG from the coding sequence GTGCTCACTCCTGCTTTTTCAGGTGCGAATCCGCTGACCGATCTGGTCGTGGGCGCCTCACTGTTTTTCCCGCCGATATTCAAAGCGGTGATCCTCGGCTTCTTTTTCTGGCTGCTGATCCACCCGCTGGTGCGCGGCTGGATCTACTCCGGCGATGTCTGGCATCCCACCCTGTTTGATCTCTCCCTGTTTGTGCTGTGCGTTACCGCCGCACTCTGGCTCATCGGTCACGGATAA
- a CDS encoding GNAT family N-acetyltransferase codes for MEIFEADERHIAAIQQIYAWHVLNGTGSFETVPPDAAEIGERMRKIQQAGLPWFIAVSDGEVRGFCYLAPYRPRHAYRHTLEDSIYIDPGFQKRGAGSRLLEHAIRWAEQKGYRQLIANVGDSENQGSIAVHRAAGFEMTGILRSVGFKQGRWLDTVFMQRSLGTGDTALPVD; via the coding sequence ATGGAAATTTTTGAGGCAGATGAACGCCACATCGCAGCGATTCAGCAAATCTACGCCTGGCATGTCCTTAACGGCACCGGCTCCTTTGAGACCGTGCCGCCCGACGCCGCAGAAATTGGCGAGCGGATGCGAAAGATTCAGCAGGCGGGCCTGCCGTGGTTCATCGCCGTCAGCGATGGCGAAGTCCGTGGCTTTTGCTATCTGGCCCCTTATCGTCCCCGCCATGCCTACCGGCATACGCTGGAAGACTCTATTTATATCGATCCCGGATTTCAGAAGCGCGGTGCCGGTTCACGGCTGCTGGAGCATGCTATCCGGTGGGCTGAGCAGAAAGGATACCGCCAGCTGATCGCTAACGTCGGCGACAGCGAGAACCAAGGGTCAATTGCCGTGCACCGCGCCGCGGGCTTTGAAATGACCGGCATCCTGCGATCGGTGGGGTTTAAACAGGGACGCTGGCTGGATACCGTTTTTATGCAGCGTTCTCTGGGAACGGGCGATACTGCGCTGCCGGTAGACTAA
- a CDS encoding aldo/keto reductase family oxidoreductase produces the protein MLEPQAIASQGPDFSPLVMGYWRLMEWGMSPQERVAFIEHHLRLGITTVDHADIYGDYQCEAAFGEALKLAPGLRDQLQIVTKCGIATRARPEHQIGHYITDKSHILQSAENSLRHFHTDRLDLLLIHRPDPLMAADEVAEAFMALHQSGKVLHFGVSNFTPSQFSLLQSRLPFSLVTNQLEISPVQQSVLLDGSLDQCQQLRIRPMAWSCLGGGRLFNDPHFQPLRNELEAVRQETGASSLEQVVYAWILMLPSRPLPIIGSGKTARVSEAASALNLILTRQQWFRIRKAALGFDVP, from the coding sequence ATGTTAGAACCGCAAGCCATCGCTTCACAGGGGCCCGATTTTTCACCGCTGGTTATGGGGTACTGGCGTCTGATGGAGTGGGGCATGTCGCCTCAGGAGCGGGTCGCGTTTATTGAGCATCATCTCAGGCTTGGCATTACCACCGTTGACCATGCGGATATCTATGGTGACTACCAGTGTGAGGCGGCATTTGGTGAGGCGCTGAAACTGGCACCCGGCCTGCGCGACCAGCTGCAGATTGTGACCAAATGCGGCATCGCCACGCGCGCCCGGCCTGAACATCAGATTGGTCACTACATCACGGATAAAAGCCATATCCTGCAGAGCGCTGAAAACTCGCTGCGTCATTTCCACACCGATCGTCTCGACCTGCTGCTGATCCACCGTCCCGATCCGCTGATGGCGGCTGACGAGGTGGCTGAAGCCTTTATGGCACTGCATCAGAGCGGCAAGGTTCTGCATTTTGGCGTCTCCAACTTCACCCCATCCCAGTTTTCCCTGCTGCAATCCCGTCTGCCGTTCTCGCTGGTGACGAATCAGCTGGAGATCTCACCGGTGCAGCAAAGCGTGCTGCTGGATGGATCGCTGGATCAGTGTCAGCAACTGCGTATTCGTCCAATGGCCTGGTCCTGCCTCGGGGGCGGCCGCCTGTTTAACGATCCGCATTTCCAGCCGCTGCGAAACGAACTGGAAGCGGTGCGGCAGGAAACCGGCGCCTCCAGCCTGGAACAGGTGGTCTACGCCTGGATACTGATGCTGCCGTCACGCCCGCTGCCAATCATCGGCTCGGGTAAAACGGCTCGGGTCAGCGAAGCTGCCAGCGCGCTGAACTTAATCCTGACACGTCAGCAGTGGTTCCGCATTCGCAAGGCGGCGCTGGGCTTTGATGTGCCCTGA